The Arvicanthis niloticus isolate mArvNil1 chromosome 2, mArvNil1.pat.X, whole genome shotgun sequence genome includes a window with the following:
- the Ppp1r3d gene encoding protein phosphatase 1 regulatory subunit 3D, which produces MSKGPGSAVLPSTPESRKLAPRRLSCLSDMDRRPCRPPGCDPRLRPIIQRRSRSLPTSPERRAKAAGAPGAACGAGCNRQVRVRFADALGLELAQVKVFNAGDDPSVPLHVLSRLAINSDLCCSSQDLEFTLQCLVPDFPPPIEAPDFGDRLARQLVCLERVTCSDLGISGTVRVRNVAFEKQVTVRYTFSGWRSAHEAVARWRGPAGAEGTEDIFAFGFPVPPFLLELGSQVHFALRYGVAGTEYWDNNDGHDYSLTCRSHALHMPRGECEESWIHFI; this is translated from the coding sequence ATGTCAAAAGGCCCTGGCTCTGCCGTCCTGCCCTCGACCCCGGAGTCCCGGAAACTAGCTCCCCGGAGACTCAGCTGCCTCTCGGACATGGATCGGCGACCCTGCAGACCCCCGGGCTGCGACCCTCGGCTGCGGCCCATCATCCAACGACGCTCGCGCTCGCTGCCCACCTCCCCAGAGCGCCGGGCCAAGGCTGCGGGGGCCCCCGGCGCCGCGTGCGGAGCCGGCTGCAACCGGCAGGTCCGGGTGCGCTTCGCTGACGCgctgggcctggagctggcccagGTCAAGGTGTTTAACGCAGGCGACGACCCGTCCGTGCCGCTGCACGTGCTGTCGCGCCTAGCCATCAACTCGGACCTGTGCTGCAGCAGCCAGGATCTGGAGTTCACACTGCAGTGCCTGGTTCCCGACTTCCCGCCGCCCATCGAAGCCCCGGACTTCGGAGACCGCCTGGCGCGGCAGCTGGTGTGCCTGGAACGTGTCACCTGCTCCGACCTGGGCATCAGCGGCACCGTGCGCGTGCGCAACGTGGCCTTCGAGAAGCAGGTGACGGTGCGCTACACCTTCTCTGGCTGGCGCAGTGCACATGAGGCAGTGGCGCGCTGGAGAGGGCCTGCGGGTGCTGAAGGTACCGAGGACATCTTTGCCTTCGGCTTTCCAGTGCCTCCCTTCCTGCTGGAGCTCGGCTCCCAGGTACACTTCGCACTGCGCTATGGCGTGGCTGGTACCGAGTACTGGGACAACAATGATGGTCATGACTATAGCCTTACTTGTCGCAGTCATGCCCTGCACATGCCGCGAGGGGAGTGCGAGGAGAGCTGGATCCACTTCATCTGA